A window of the Hordeum vulgare subsp. vulgare chromosome 5H, MorexV3_pseudomolecules_assembly, whole genome shotgun sequence genome harbors these coding sequences:
- the LOC123395794 gene encoding uncharacterized protein LOC123395794, with protein MAIKILNLTTSSSGCERNWSTFEMVDAKRRNKLDVARRDNLVYIQFNGRMIDKRKKLSSSSDVLPGEDASRAHDWICEDAYINEAIDRTMGMPCNIIDGEMGESEHVQLRRSARVRELHEVEEFIEDDDNESDHVIEDDGIDYESDDDGIMATKDDDEEDPPEP; from the exons ATGGCCATAAAGATACTCAACTTGACCACAAGTTCATCCGGATGTGAAAGAAATTGGAGCACGTTTGAAATG GTGGATGCAAAGAGGAGAAATAAACTAGATGTGGCACGTAGGGACAATCTAGTTTATATCCAATTCAATGGAAGGATGATTGATAAAAGGAAGAAGTTATCCTCTTCTAGTGATGTTCTTCCTGGTGAAGATGCATCACGAGCACATGATTGGATATGTGAAGATGCATATATCAATGAGGCGATTGATCGTACTATGGGCATGCCATGCaacatcattgatggagaaatgggGGAAAGCGAACATGTGCAGCTTCGTAGGAGTGCAAGAGTTAGAGAACTCCATGAAGTTGAAGAATTCAttgaggatgatgataatgaatCTGATCATGTGATAGAGGATGATGGGATTGAttatgagtctgatgatgatggcATTATGGCAACCAAGGACGATGATGAGGAGGACCCCCCGGAACCTTGA